The Benincasa hispida cultivar B227 chromosome 9, ASM972705v1, whole genome shotgun sequence genome has a segment encoding these proteins:
- the LOC120086035 gene encoding 7-dehydrocholesterol reductase isoform X1, translating to MAEGSNTVHSPFLTYASMLSLLTLCPPFVILLWYTMVHADGSVSQTWKYLYQNGFKGFINMWPPPSATACKIIGCYAAFEAALQLLLPGKKVLGPVSPTGNQPVYKANGVAAYIVTLVTYIALWRFRIFDPTIVYDHLGEIFSALIFGSFIFCILLYIKGHVAPSSSDSGSSGNIILDFYWGMELYPRIGKHFDIKVFTNCRFGMMSWAVLAVTYCIKQYEKYGTIADSMLVSTALMLVYVTKFFWWEAGYWNTMDIAHDRAGFYICWGCLVWVPSVYISPGLYLVNHPVKIGTQLAVSILVAGILCVYINYDCDGQRQEFRRKSGKCLVWGKAPSKIVASYTTTSGETRTSLLLTSGWWGLARHFHYVPEILAAFFWTVPALFHHFLPYFYVIFLTILLFDRAKRDDDRCRSKYGKYWKLYCEKVPYRIIPGIY from the exons ATGGCGGAAGGATCCAACACAGTACACTCACCCTTCCTCACTTATGCTTCCATGTTATCTCTTCTCACTCTCTGCCCTCCCTTTGTTATCTTACT ATGGTACACGATGGTTCATGCTGATGGGTCCGTTTCTCAGACTTGGAAATACTTATACCAGAATGGATTTAAGGGCTTTATAAATATGTGGCCACCGCCCTCTGCTACTGCTTGCAAGATAATTGGATGTTACGCTGCCTTTGAGGCTGCTCTTCAGCTTCTTTTACCTGGAAAGAAGGTTCTGGGCCCGGTCTCTCCAACAGGAAATCAACCTGTATACAAG GCAAATGGCGTGGCTGCCTACATAGTGACACTGGTTACTTATATTGCTCTTTGGCG GTTTAGGATATTTGATCCAACAATTGTTTATGATCATCTGGGAGAAATATTTTCGGCTCTTATTTTTGgaagcttcatcttttgtattCTTCTATACATAAAA GGTCATGTGGCGCCATCTTCCTCTGATTCTGGTTCCTCTGGTAATATTATACTTGATTTCTACTGG GGCATGGAATTGTACCCGCGTATTGGCAAACATTTTGATATCAAGGTCTTTACAAACTGCAGATTTGGGATGATGTCTTGGGCCGTCCTTGCTGTGACCTATTGCATAAAGCAA TATGAAAAGTACGGGACAATAGCTGATTCGATGCTTGTAAGTACTGCTTTGATGTTGGTTTACGTTACAAAGTTTTTTTGGTGGGAAGCAGGGTACTGGAACACAATGGACATAGCGCATGATAGAG CTGGTTTTTATATTTGCTGGGGATGCTTGGTATGGGTTCCGTCTGTATATATCTCTCCCGGCCTGTATTTGGTCAACCATCCTGTAAAAATTGGAACTCAG TTGGCAGTCTCCATTCTAGTAGCAGGCATTCTTTGCGTATATATCAACTACGATTGTGACGGGCAGAGGCAAGAATTTCGCAGAAAAAGTGGGAAGTGCTTGGTTTGGGGAAAAGCTCCATCAAAG ATAGTCGCTTCATATACCACTACATCTGGGGAAACCAGAACTAGTCTTCTTTTAACCTCTGGATG GTGGGGTTTAGCACGACATTTTCATTACGTCCCAGAAATTTTGGCTGCATTTTTCTGGACAGTTCCAGCCCTTTTTCATCAT TTTCTACCATATTTCTATGTGATATTTCTTACTATCCTTCTGTTCGACCGAGCTAAAAGGGACGACGATCGATGTCGCTCCAA GTATGGCAAATATTGGAAACTCTACTGCGAGAAAGTGCCTTACAGAATCATTCCTGGAATATACTAA
- the LOC120086035 gene encoding 7-dehydrocholesterol reductase isoform X2, with translation MVHADGSVSQTWKYLYQNGFKGFINMWPPPSATACKIIGCYAAFEAALQLLLPGKKVLGPVSPTGNQPVYKANGVAAYIVTLVTYIALWRFRIFDPTIVYDHLGEIFSALIFGSFIFCILLYIKGHVAPSSSDSGSSGNIILDFYWGMELYPRIGKHFDIKVFTNCRFGMMSWAVLAVTYCIKQYEKYGTIADSMLVSTALMLVYVTKFFWWEAGYWNTMDIAHDRAGFYICWGCLVWVPSVYISPGLYLVNHPVKIGTQLAVSILVAGILCVYINYDCDGQRQEFRRKSGKCLVWGKAPSKIVASYTTTSGETRTSLLLTSGWWGLARHFHYVPEILAAFFWTVPALFHHFLPYFYVIFLTILLFDRAKRDDDRCRSKYGKYWKLYCEKVPYRIIPGIY, from the exons ATGGTTCATGCTGATGGGTCCGTTTCTCAGACTTGGAAATACTTATACCAGAATGGATTTAAGGGCTTTATAAATATGTGGCCACCGCCCTCTGCTACTGCTTGCAAGATAATTGGATGTTACGCTGCCTTTGAGGCTGCTCTTCAGCTTCTTTTACCTGGAAAGAAGGTTCTGGGCCCGGTCTCTCCAACAGGAAATCAACCTGTATACAAG GCAAATGGCGTGGCTGCCTACATAGTGACACTGGTTACTTATATTGCTCTTTGGCG GTTTAGGATATTTGATCCAACAATTGTTTATGATCATCTGGGAGAAATATTTTCGGCTCTTATTTTTGgaagcttcatcttttgtattCTTCTATACATAAAA GGTCATGTGGCGCCATCTTCCTCTGATTCTGGTTCCTCTGGTAATATTATACTTGATTTCTACTGG GGCATGGAATTGTACCCGCGTATTGGCAAACATTTTGATATCAAGGTCTTTACAAACTGCAGATTTGGGATGATGTCTTGGGCCGTCCTTGCTGTGACCTATTGCATAAAGCAA TATGAAAAGTACGGGACAATAGCTGATTCGATGCTTGTAAGTACTGCTTTGATGTTGGTTTACGTTACAAAGTTTTTTTGGTGGGAAGCAGGGTACTGGAACACAATGGACATAGCGCATGATAGAG CTGGTTTTTATATTTGCTGGGGATGCTTGGTATGGGTTCCGTCTGTATATATCTCTCCCGGCCTGTATTTGGTCAACCATCCTGTAAAAATTGGAACTCAG TTGGCAGTCTCCATTCTAGTAGCAGGCATTCTTTGCGTATATATCAACTACGATTGTGACGGGCAGAGGCAAGAATTTCGCAGAAAAAGTGGGAAGTGCTTGGTTTGGGGAAAAGCTCCATCAAAG ATAGTCGCTTCATATACCACTACATCTGGGGAAACCAGAACTAGTCTTCTTTTAACCTCTGGATG GTGGGGTTTAGCACGACATTTTCATTACGTCCCAGAAATTTTGGCTGCATTTTTCTGGACAGTTCCAGCCCTTTTTCATCAT TTTCTACCATATTTCTATGTGATATTTCTTACTATCCTTCTGTTCGACCGAGCTAAAAGGGACGACGATCGATGTCGCTCCAA GTATGGCAAATATTGGAAACTCTACTGCGAGAAAGTGCCTTACAGAATCATTCCTGGAATATACTAA